Sequence from the Coleofasciculaceae cyanobacterium genome:
TTGTTAATGCTTATAAGTATTTAATTAAAGAAAGAAAGGAGTTTGTTTTATCTAAGCAATTATTAAAAAGTGGTACATCTATCGGTGCAAACGTTGCCGAAGCTAATGGGGCAATTTCTTCTGCCGACTTTTCTGCTAAAATTTCTATAGCTTATAAAGAGACTTTAGAAACAAAATATTGGCTATCTTTATTAAAAGATACTGGATATATAGACATCAAATCTTTCAATAGTATCTATCAGGATGCAGATGAAATAGCCAAAATATTATTTTCAATCTTAAAAAATACCAGAATCAACAGCAAATCATAAATTAGCCATGCTAAATGATAAATGCTAAATGTTAAATGTTAAATGTTAAATTACGACCTGGATTAGAATTAAGTATCGAACATTATCAACTGCACGATCGCTGGAACATCCCAAAGTGCGATGAGGCTCTGCCTCCGCTTAGCGATAGCCTTAATCGATTCGAGATGTGTTTTCAAATTAGCAGACAAAACTGCGATCGAGACGGTTTTATGGGTGCAGGACAAACTACATTTTGCGCTAGTGGTTTGGCGGTGTCTGGAGAGTGGGAGCAACTCCAGCAACACCCAGTTATGAGTGTAAGTATGCACATCGAACCCGAATTAGTCGTCGATTTCTGGGGAGAAGACGATCGAGATATTGATGTGAACTGGAACAAATTATTTCAAACAGAACAACCCTGTTTCGTAGATTCTGGCTCGATTACGCCCCAGATGCAGGTGGCATTACAACAAATCTTAAACTGTCCCTATCGAGGTGCGATCGCACGGATGTATTTAGAAAGTAAAGTCTGGGAGCTAATGGCGTTACAATTAGCTCAGATGAAAGACGATAATCGATCAAACCAATATTCTCTGAAATCAGAAGATCGCGATCGCCTTTATCTAGCTCAACAAATTTTAGGCGATCGCTTAGATCATCCCCCTTCTTTAACCGACTTAGCTCAAGAAATTGGCTTAAATGAGTGCAGCCTTAAACGCGGTTTTCGTCAACTATTCGGCACAACGGTATTTGGTTACCTCTATCAACAACGCATGGAATATGCCAGACAGCTTTTACAACAGCGAGAATTGAATGTTGGTCAGGTAGCCAAAAAAGTAGGTTATGCCAGCCAAAGTCGTTTTGCCACTGCATTTAGAAAAAAATTTGGCATTAATCCTAAAGTATTTGCTCGGCGATCGCTAGGTAATTTAACTATCTATTAGCTATTAAGATGGCTTAATTGGGGGAATACGGGCGATATTTGCTGATTTAAGTACTTGAGGAAATTTTTTATAAGGAATAGATTCACCTTGGCGATCGAGATAAAAATTTGCAACCTCAAGCAAAGCTTCAGGACTTTCTCGAACGGGTAAGTCAGTAAATAAATAGGTAAATCGATCGCTTGCAGAAAGTGCAACGACACAGGCTTGTTCGCACATCCACAGGCATCCTACGGCTTGAATAACAAATTTATCTTCATCATTCAGTTCGTTTAGTCTATCTAACAGGCAAGCACCTTCAGATAGTTCTGAATCCTGGTTAGAAGTAGTATTACAAGATTTACAGACGAACAAGACGGGTTTTGACATGACAAGAATTTCTCGTTTTTTTAATTACTTAGCTGCTGGTTTTGGTTATTTTTGATCCTCAAAATTCCACTGAAACCGAACCAATTACCGTAAAAGGATCGCCTGGTCTAACTGCTTCTCTAAAGGTTTCACTCGACCTAATATAGTCAACGTCGAAGAGGTTTTGAAAGTTAAGATTAGCTTGCCAATTGTCTTGACGATAGAAAAGAGCAGCATCGGTACGGACATAACTAGGTAGAGTAAAAGTATTATCTAAATCTCCTTGGCGATCGCCAACAAAAAAGACCCCTGCACCTACACCTAAACCCTGTAAGCTTCCCTGCTGAATTTGATAACTCGTCCAGAGACTCGCGCTATTTTCGGGGACGTTTGCTAATTTATTTCCCACAGGAAATTCATTATCTTCGGTAATCTCGGCATCGGTATAAGCATAAGCAGCAATAACATTCCAACCAGGTAAGATTTCTCCTGCAACATCTAATTCAATTCCGCGACTGCGAACTTCTCCCGCAGCAATACTAAAATCTGTGTTATCGGGATCGATAGTAGCAAAATTATTGCGCTCGATTTGATAGAAAGCCAAGGTACTAGTAAGTTTTTGATTCAGAAATTCTCCTTTAACTCCAAGTTCGTATTGATTACCAGTAGAAGGTTCGAGGACATCACCAGCAACGGTAGTGGAATTAAACGGATCGGGATTAAAGGAAGTGCTGTAGCTGGCATAAAGAGAAATAGGCGCGATCGGTTGATAAACTATACCAAGGCGAGGACTAAATTTTTCTTGAGACTGTTCGGAAGTTAGATTTTCGGTAAAATCAATTGATTCTTGATCGTAAATATCTAAACGTCCGCCAGCCAAAAACTTGAATTGTTCTGAAAGAGAGATTTGGTCTTGTAAATAAATACCAATTAAATCCGCACGAATATTCTCGTCTCGCACAAATGAAGTTAAATCTTCAGGTTCGATATTCGGAACGGGATCTGCTTCTTGGGTAAAGACATCAATTAAAAATATGGGGTCGTCTGGTAGTCTTCCCTGTCTTCCCACACTAGTGGTGCGGTCTAAATCCACACCGACTAAAAGCTGATGTTCGACTTTTCCTGTCGCAAATTCTCCAACTACATTGGTTTGTAAGCTATAGTTTTCTCGAATATCTTCATTACGGCGAAATCCCCTTTCTAAAATCCCCGAATCGTCAATCAATACAGAATCAAGACGAAAATCAGATGTATCTCCAGAAACCAAGCGAAAACTATTACGAAGTTTCCATTTATCGCTAAAACGATGTTCTAATTGATAACTAGCACTCAACTGTTCTAATTCATATTCATCATCGGGCTGTTGGAAAATGCGATCGAAGGGAATATCGGCAACACCATCATCAATAGCTACAATACCGCGATCGAAGGGGTTAGCTTGGTTAATATAGCTGAAATCTATGAGTAAATCAGTGTTCTTGCCGATTTGCCAGCTAATAGTTGGTGCAAGAGATAAACGAGTTGCATCTTGGTCAAAATCACGGAAACCATTATTGACTTCAAAAGCAGCATTCAGACGATAGAGTAAGTTTTGCTCGGAATCGATCGCATCGGAGAAATCAAAACTAGATTGAAATAAACCAAAGTTACCCAATTCTATTTTCGTTTCGGCAAAAGGTTCTGATAAAGGCTTTTTCGTCACTAAATTAATTACGCCACCAGGTTCGAGATTACCATATAAAATTGAGGCAGGCCCTTTTAAGACTTCAATCCGCTCTAATCTTTCTGCACTAGGCAATCCTTGTCCAAAAGCAGTCTGGCGAAATCCATTAATCAAAGTGGTGTCTTGAGCAAAACCGCGAATGACAAATCTTTCTGCCGTACCACCAAAACTATCCCCCGTACTAACTCCACTGACATTCCGTAGTGCATCTTCTAGTCGGTTGGCTTGTTGATCTTCAATCACTTGTTGCGGTACAACTTGAATTGACTGGGGTATATCTTTTAAAGGTGTATCGGTGCGAGTGGCTGTAGTAGCTTCGGGAACAGTATAATCGTCATCTTCTTCCTCTCCTTCTCCCGTAGCAATGACTTCTATCTCTTCATCGGGTGTTTGTTGTGCTGTAGCTTCTGGTGTAATATTTAAAACTAAATTTTGCGATGATGGTACTACTTCCGCGCTTGGTGCCTGGTTTTCTCCTGTAATGGTTAAACGAACATTACTTTCATCTATCTGAGTAACTGTAATTTCTCTAATTCCTGGTGCGGGATTGCTTTGTTTGAATTCATCCCCTGCTGGTAAAGCCAGAGTTGCATCTAAAAGATCGATGACTAAATTATTCCCTTCAGGCAAAATTAACGGAACTAATTTTTGTTCTCCTGCTGCGGTTTGTAAAATTAACTCCAACTCTGACTCAGTTTGATTAATCTGTACCCCCGTAACTCTAGTAATGCCTTGCGCAATTAAATTAGAAATTGGCTTGATAGAATGGCGATCGCTTTTTTTTGTCTCCCAGTCTCCCTCCTTTGCCTGAATCAAATCTCTTTTTTGCAAATTATTATGATTAATTTTTTCTTGGTTTTTAGCTGCTACGGCTCGCTCAGACAGCGCACATATCATAGTCAGAACACTTAAAAAAAACAATAAACTATTATTCCAAAACTTAAATTGATGATGTAATTTCACTCTTGCCCCTGAATACTAATAAAAATGATTCTCAAGTAATTCAGAATACATCAATTGCTAGCAGTTTTTACGCAGAGTTTGCGCCTCAAAAGTAATATTTTGCGCCTCAAAAGGATAAGACTTTCAACGCGCAGTGAAAGAAAATTCTGGCGCGATCGCTTTGGAACATCTTTTATTAGCCAAAAAAATGTAATTTACAAACAATCTCAAGCGGGCGATCGCAGCTAAGCTAAAAAATCCAGCCCTAATTAACCAATACCAAATTATCTGTCAACTGGTTCAAAATAACGACATCCTTGACACGGACCTTCTGGATTAACAGCACAACGCATAATTTCTGAACGAGCGTTGAAGCGACAATTAGCATTGCCTATTATCTGGCGCTCGCCTATTTGAGTAGTTTCTTCAGGTCTTTTAGATTCTTGAACATGGAGAGTGGCTTTATCAAAGCGATAGCCTCCGACGCGATATTGATAGAAATGATGACGCTCAAGAATAGCGTAAGTTTTCCCCTCAAAGTCTAAATAATTACCAGGCTGAAGCCGACGATTAAGATTAAGCTTGCCAATGCAATGACTAGTAGGGGTGAGAATAATTTCTGTAGGTAATAAGTTTTTCTCGCTCAACATGAATACAAATTAAAGTCTCAACTTTATTGAAAAATAGTAACGTGTTCCGTGGTTTTAACGGCAGCAATTGATGAACATTGAGGCAAAGTTAAAATCACATTTATACGACTGCTACTGAACTGAATTGTTACCAATTCACCACCGCTGTTAAGTACATCATGCAGTGTATTTCCCGATCTAGCCACCAGCTACGAAAAAGGTGCTTAACGGTTATTTTAGCCGTTAGATATCGTTTAAATAACATTTTGGGGAATCATAAACTCAATACTGCGATGTTTTGGTTGTGTGGTTATGGATCGAGAATTAATTGTCAAAGCCTTAAAAAGTGTCTGTGGTAATAAAAACTTGCGGTTTCAAGTCATTGTTCACGAAGATCGACTACACATCTATGTCAACCGCAAAGCAGATTATCAGCCAGATTACATTATGTTAGAGTCAAAGGTAGCTGATGCGATCGCATCTTTAAAGCTCGATTCTCTTGATGCGGTCTGGCTCTACTGTCGTCAGTTAGGTAAGCTAGAACCAGACTGGCAAACTTTTGTGGAATTACCCACGCAAATCAATTCAGAAAGTGAAGCTACTCTTGACAGTACTGACAATCTAGATACTGAAATAGATGTTCCTAAGTTGTTAATGGAAAACTTAAGCGTCGAAGATAGTACTGGCGATACAGGCTTGCTACAGAATCAGGGAATGGTTCATGGAACTCCCCTCAAAGAAGAAACAATAAATACCTTTGCCGACAATTTAACTAATTTAGAAGTTGCTACTGAATTACCTAATTCAGGCGATTACCCTTCGGATACCCTAAAGGACTCGCTTCTTACAAAAGTTGCTCATGGGGGAAAGCCAAGGCGCGTTTTGAGTGGGAAGCTTCCCACTCAAAAGCCGCCGCCCCAAGACCGCACTTTTGCCCTAAAGGACTAACTTCGTGTCGCGCTTCGCGTCGCGCTTGGCGAACGCAATTTGGCTCAATACTGTTGGATTACCAATAAAAAATTGCTTACCAGCGAGATCATTCCCCCTGAAAAAGAAATAATGCGTCTGGTAAAGTTTTTCCATAACTTGTCTGAGAAGAATCAGGATCGCCTATTGCCAATTTTAGACAGTTATTTCCAACACGCTACAATCCCCGATCTCAAAAATTTATCTATGGTAGTGCAAAAGTGGTTTAAACAAATCACCGAATTAGATGACGATCGACGACGAATAATGGCTATTTGGCTGAGTCGCTACTGTTTTGATAGTTCTGCAACATTAGCAGAATTCAACGCTGTGGCTGTCAAAAACACTACAAATGCTACTCACAAAAAAGCTAAGAGTTACAGTACAGGATATAGCTTCAAGCCAGCTAAGGTTAATTTAGCTAAGAATAAGCAGCCAGACGAACTTGCTGAGACAAAATTTTTACTCCCACAGGTAGTCAAAAAGTTTATCCTGCCTGTGGTATGGACAATAGCTACGGTAATCTTGCTCGTTTTAGGCATTGTGAGCAATAATTCTAATACTGTAGCTTCTGAACAAATTCCTGCTCTGTGTAACAATACGATTGGTTCAGTTGATTACTGTAGTTTGGCGGTTAATTTGGCAGGAAAGAGGATAGCGCGATCGCCTCGAAGTATTTTTCCGCTAACTGAGGTAACGGAAACTGTCGCTACCTATGGTTGTGAAAGATATGCTAATTTCAAAGCAGGAATATCGACTAATCTTATTGCTCCGCAACAGACTCCAGTAATATCTAGCTATGGTGAAAAAGTTTGGCCTCATATCTATGTAGTTGAAGCACAACAGAAAAATGCTCAGCAGCCAGGCAATATCAAGGTAGGATGTGTTTACACTACAGGGCAAGAACAGCGATCGCCTAAACTATTAGCTGCCGATCTTATTGCCTTTAATTGGCCAGCTGAAAGCTACCAAAAAGAAGCTCGATTGAATGCCAACCTTGACTGGGGGATTTACACTAACCCCATTAATCTGGGTTTAAATACTCTATTTGCTGGGTTAGGCATTGCGATCGCTTCCTGGTTAAATTTAGGGCTGAAAATCAATCATGCCGATACTATTTATTTGGCAGCTTTAATTCTGGGCATTGTGCAGTTAATTACAGCTTCCTTGCCAGCTTTTGCCTTGTTTGGCGCGATCGCTTTACCAATTTTAACTATCTTGGTGATGAGCTTATTAATTAAAGATTTTAAAATTAATTGGAATCATAGTTATCCTCTAATAGCTGCCAGTATGTTCACAATTATCGCAGTTCAGTTTTTGCTTTATGGTTTTTGTTTAGGACTGTTAAATAGCTTGGTATAAGCAGTCAACTATTATTTGAGCAATATCACAGCTACTTGTGATCGAAATCATAATTTTTCTAAATCGCATAGATCATATTAGAGAAGAGATAGAGCTATGCAACAGATATTCTCTGTTAC
This genomic interval carries:
- a CDS encoding four helix bundle protein, coding for MDKNNVTYDKAYQFAIRIVNAYKYLIKERKEFVLSKQLLKSGTSIGANVAEANGAISSADFSAKISIAYKETLETKYWLSLLKDTGYIDIKSFNSIYQDADEIAKILFSILKNTRINSKS
- a CDS encoding AraC family transcriptional regulator is translated as MLNVKLRPGLELSIEHYQLHDRWNIPKCDEALPPLSDSLNRFEMCFQISRQNCDRDGFMGAGQTTFCASGLAVSGEWEQLQQHPVMSVSMHIEPELVVDFWGEDDRDIDVNWNKLFQTEQPCFVDSGSITPQMQVALQQILNCPYRGAIARMYLESKVWELMALQLAQMKDDNRSNQYSLKSEDRDRLYLAQQILGDRLDHPPSLTDLAQEIGLNECSLKRGFRQLFGTTVFGYLYQQRMEYARQLLQQRELNVGQVAKKVGYASQSRFATAFRKKFGINPKVFARRSLGNLTIY
- a CDS encoding DUF1636 domain-containing protein → MSKPVLFVCKSCNTTSNQDSELSEGACLLDRLNELNDEDKFVIQAVGCLWMCEQACVVALSASDRFTYLFTDLPVRESPEALLEVANFYLDRQGESIPYKKFPQVLKSANIARIPPIKPS
- a CDS encoding TonB-dependent receptor — encoded protein: MICALSERAVAAKNQEKINHNNLQKRDLIQAKEGDWETKKSDRHSIKPISNLIAQGITRVTGVQINQTESELELILQTAAGEQKLVPLILPEGNNLVIDLLDATLALPAGDEFKQSNPAPGIREITVTQIDESNVRLTITGENQAPSAEVVPSSQNLVLNITPEATAQQTPDEEIEVIATGEGEEEDDDYTVPEATTATRTDTPLKDIPQSIQVVPQQVIEDQQANRLEDALRNVSGVSTGDSFGGTAERFVIRGFAQDTTLINGFRQTAFGQGLPSAERLERIEVLKGPASILYGNLEPGGVINLVTKKPLSEPFAETKIELGNFGLFQSSFDFSDAIDSEQNLLYRLNAAFEVNNGFRDFDQDATRLSLAPTISWQIGKNTDLLIDFSYINQANPFDRGIVAIDDGVADIPFDRIFQQPDDEYELEQLSASYQLEHRFSDKWKLRNSFRLVSGDTSDFRLDSVLIDDSGILERGFRRNEDIRENYSLQTNVVGEFATGKVEHQLLVGVDLDRTTSVGRQGRLPDDPIFLIDVFTQEADPVPNIEPEDLTSFVRDENIRADLIGIYLQDQISLSEQFKFLAGGRLDIYDQESIDFTENLTSEQSQEKFSPRLGIVYQPIAPISLYASYSTSFNPDPFNSTTVAGDVLEPSTGNQYELGVKGEFLNQKLTSTLAFYQIERNNFATIDPDNTDFSIAAGEVRSRGIELDVAGEILPGWNVIAAYAYTDAEITEDNEFPVGNKLANVPENSASLWTSYQIQQGSLQGLGVGAGVFFVGDRQGDLDNTFTLPSYVRTDAALFYRQDNWQANLNFQNLFDVDYIRSSETFREAVRPGDPFTVIGSVSVEF
- a CDS encoding DUF6464 family protein → MLSEKNLLPTEIILTPTSHCIGKLNLNRRLQPGNYLDFEGKTYAILERHHFYQYRVGGYRFDKATLHVQESKRPEETTQIGERQIIGNANCRFNARSEIMRCAVNPEGPCQGCRYFEPVDR